In the Campylobacter sputorum subsp. sputorum genome, CATAAACTCAAAAACTGAAAATAAAACAGGTTTTTTTGGCGTAGTCATTATGGGATTTTTATCAGCCTTGATAGTAGGACCTTGTATAGCAGCACCACTTGCCGGAGCACTTCTTTTCATAGCTCAAAGTGGAAATATACTTCTTGGGGGGCTAGCTCTTTTTGTAATGAGCTTTGCCATGGGAATTCCATTGCTTCTAATAGGTCTTGGTGGAAAAAGATTTCTTCCAAAACCAGGAATTTGGATGGAAGAAATTAATAAATTATTTGGTTTTATAATGCTAATAATGGCTGCATGGATGTTATCAAGAATAATAAATCAAAATATGACAATGCTCATTTATGGTGTCATTGGGATATTTTTTACTATTTTCATGGGAGGTTTTGATAGAGCAAAAAGCACTTTTATGAAATTTAAAAAATCTATTTGTATTTTTGTATTTATCTACTCCACTTTGCTAATTACAGGATTTGCAAGTGGTGCAACAGATGTATCAAAACCATTACAAAATATTATTTCTCAAAAAAATAACAACACAATGGACAATAAAGAAATTTCTTTTAAATATGCTAAAAATTTAAAAGAACTAAAAGATATAATTCATAGCTCAAAAAAGCCAGTTATGATAGATTTTTGGGCAACTTGGTGTGTAAATTGTAAAGAGTTAGAAAATGTTTTTCAAGACGATGAAGTTAAGAAAAAACTTTTTGAATTTGAACTTGTAAAAATAGATGTTACAAATAGTAATAATGACAACAAAGAAATGATGAAAGAATTTGCAGTTTATGGTCCCCCTGCTCTTATATTTTTTAAAGATGGAGTTGAATTAAAAAACAAACAGATAGTAGGTTTTATAACTGCAAAAGATTTTTTGCAACACATAAAAGAAATTTAGCTAAATTTATGTTTATTTGATTTATAATCAAACTTTCTTTTTGCCCTATAGTTTAGCGGTAGAACTGCTGACTCTGGATCAGCTAACAGAGGTTCGAATCCTCTTAGGGCATCCACGCATTAAAATGACTTACAAAATACAACATAAGCTATTGGAAAAAAGTTAAACTTTGGTTTTATATCTTGTTTTTTATATTCGCACTATTAAACATAAATTAATTTATGTTTAATAAAACTATGGATATTATAGAAATTTAATAAAAAATAGGATTTAAAAATGAATAAAATAATATTTTAAAGTGCGTATATTTTATAATAGCTTTTGTCCTATCATATATGCTTGTTAGCTTCTTGCTAAGATAAATTTTATAGTGTGTGATTGTCATAAATTTCTACATATTAACGCAATATACAATATAATATTTGGTATTATAGTTATTCATAGAAAATCCATATAAAAATTCTAAAAAAATGCACTAAATTTATATTTCGTAATAAAAAAATTTAATAAATATTATTACTTAAAAGTAATTTGCTTTTTTAAATTTAATTTAATTATAAAAGTTATTTTTAAATCGAATAGTTGTAAACTAACTAATATTGCATATTTATATAATCTTATATAAATATGCATTTGTTAATATTAAAAAATAAAATACAAAATTTACAAAGGAGAGTTCATGAAACAAGAGGATCTTGTCTCACAAATCAGTGCTAGATTGAATGAAGTTCAAAATATGCCAAAAATGCATAATGGCTCTATTATGCAAAAATTAAAAGAGCATGGATTTAGCAGAAGGGATTTTATGAAAT is a window encoding:
- the dsbD gene encoding protein-disulfide reductase DsbD, encoding MFNKIIFFLFFSCSFLFANINNVFDIQAKMLDNIALNLEFNIDKKAYLYSDKIKIKLLSQDKDITEFLNFPQSKQYKNYQIYSGKFDVLIPLGLINNLDEFSLRVDYLGCAYDGFCYEPLAKKIDVKKNANIYEISTSQIDLKQFSTPKDIKTDKSGNSSNHQNIAGNLSKNSVFVSLITFFGYGLLLALTPCILPMIPILSSIIVSKGDVGKKHSFIISLVYVFSMSIAYTIAGVLASLFGMGIQGILQIPFVIISFSLIFVFFALSMFGVFKFQMPLFIQNFINSKTENKTGFFGVVIMGFLSALIVGPCIAAPLAGALLFIAQSGNILLGGLALFVMSFAMGIPLLLIGLGGKRFLPKPGIWMEEINKLFGFIMLIMAAWMLSRIINQNMTMLIYGVIGIFFTIFMGGFDRAKSTFMKFKKSICIFVFIYSTLLITGFASGATDVSKPLQNIISQKNNNTMDNKEISFKYAKNLKELKDIIHSSKKPVMIDFWATWCVNCKELENVFQDDEVKKKLFEFELVKIDVTNSNNDNKEMMKEFAVYGPPALIFFKDGVELKNKQIVGFITAKDFLQHIKEI